In Carnobacterium sp. CP1, the following are encoded in one genomic region:
- the scpB gene encoding SMC-Scp complex subunit ScpB produces the protein MNKAAAVEALLFVAGDEGLSLEEIASILSCSTQHAYRLLMQLQKEYDSSAERGLMLLEVGEQYQLATKKEYAEVIKSYAISPLSTNLSQAALETLAIIAYKQPLTRMEIDEIRGVQTSGALQKLTLRGLIEEKGRVEGPGRAILYGTSRYFLDYFGLKKLSELPKISDLEQEPAENESDLFFEQFNQQFIDIPSEQKNDH, from the coding sequence ATGAATAAAGCAGCGGCGGTTGAAGCATTACTCTTTGTAGCAGGTGATGAAGGATTATCGTTAGAAGAAATCGCTTCTATTTTATCTTGCTCAACACAGCACGCTTACCGACTTTTGATGCAATTACAAAAAGAGTACGATTCTTCAGCGGAACGAGGATTAATGTTGTTAGAAGTTGGCGAGCAATACCAATTGGCAACAAAAAAAGAGTATGCTGAAGTTATTAAGAGCTATGCGATTTCACCTTTGTCCACCAACTTGTCTCAAGCGGCGTTAGAAACATTGGCGATTATCGCTTATAAGCAGCCGTTGACACGGATGGAAATCGATGAGATCCGGGGAGTGCAAACAAGCGGAGCGCTACAAAAATTGACGTTGAGAGGGTTAATTGAAGAAAAAGGCCGGGTCGAAGGGCCGGGACGAGCTATTTTGTATGGCACATCGCGTTATTTTCTAGATTATTTTGGTTTGAAAAAACTCTCAGAGTTACCGAAAATATCGGACTTGGAACAAGAACCTGCCGAAAATGAATCCGATTTGTTTTTTGAACAGTTCAATCAACAATTTATAGACATACCAAGCGAACAAAAAAATGACCATTAA
- a CDS encoding pseudouridine synthase, translated as MERLQKVMAHAGIASRRKSEELIVKGRVKVNGEVVKELGVQVGNSDRVEVDGVPIDREEPIYFLLNKPRNTISAVSDDKDRRVVTDLFPHIEQRIYPVGRLDYDTTGALILTNDGELSQMLMHPKFNIDKTYVAKVEGMVEKHTLTKLEKGIVVEGKRTAPAKAKIISADKAKNVTMVELTIHEGRNRQVKNMFKAVGHPVQKLKRETYGTLNLDGLRPGEWRELKSFEVNQLRNLANQNKNSSEK; from the coding sequence ATGGAAAGATTGCAAAAAGTAATGGCTCATGCAGGAATAGCTTCTAGACGGAAATCAGAAGAGTTGATCGTTAAAGGCCGTGTAAAAGTAAATGGAGAAGTCGTCAAAGAACTAGGGGTACAAGTAGGTAATTCTGACCGAGTAGAAGTGGACGGAGTTCCAATTGATCGTGAAGAACCTATTTATTTTTTATTAAATAAACCTAGAAATACCATTTCAGCTGTATCCGATGATAAAGACCGCCGTGTAGTGACGGATTTATTCCCTCATATCGAACAACGGATCTATCCAGTGGGACGTTTAGATTATGACACAACAGGTGCACTGATTTTGACAAACGATGGCGAACTGTCACAAATGTTGATGCATCCAAAATTTAATATTGATAAAACCTACGTAGCCAAAGTTGAAGGCATGGTAGAGAAACACACGCTAACTAAGTTAGAAAAAGGAATTGTCGTTGAAGGCAAACGAACAGCTCCTGCTAAAGCAAAAATCATATCAGCAGATAAAGCAAAAAATGTGACTATGGTTGAATTGACTATTCATGAGGGACGGAATCGTCAAGTTAAAAACATGTTTAAAGCCGTAGGACACCCTGTTCAGAAACTTAAGAGGGAAACATACGGTACGTTGAATCTAGATGGTTTGCGTCCAGGAGAATGGCGCGAACTGAAGTCTTTTGAGGTCAACCAATTGCGAAACTTAGCCAATCAAAATAAAAATTCTTCTGAAAAATAA
- a CDS encoding response regulator transcription factor, with protein sequence MGNEALNLLVVDDEDRIRRLLKMYLERENYIITETDNGEDALNLALENDYDLILLDLMLPKMDGIEVAEKLREHKNTPIMMLTAKGEEINRIQGFEVGADDYIVKPFSPREVVLRVSAVLKRTHTKKEEEKENPDLIVMPNIEIDNQSHRVLADGKPVNLTPKEYDLLLYLIQSPNQIFGREQLLREVWKYEFFGDLRTVDTHIKRLREKLTKQSEAAAKMIVTVWGLGYKFNSYPEEKK encoded by the coding sequence GTGGGAAATGAAGCATTAAATCTACTAGTTGTAGATGATGAAGACCGCATACGTCGTTTATTAAAGATGTATTTGGAACGTGAAAACTATATCATTACTGAAACAGATAATGGAGAAGATGCATTAAACCTTGCATTAGAAAACGATTATGATTTAATTTTATTGGATCTTATGTTGCCTAAAATGGATGGTATTGAAGTTGCTGAAAAATTACGCGAGCACAAAAATACACCTATTATGATGTTAACGGCCAAAGGGGAAGAAATCAACCGGATTCAAGGATTTGAAGTAGGAGCAGATGATTATATTGTAAAACCTTTCAGTCCACGCGAAGTTGTCTTACGAGTGTCGGCAGTTTTGAAAAGAACCCATACTAAAAAAGAAGAAGAAAAAGAAAATCCCGATTTGATCGTGATGCCTAATATTGAAATCGATAATCAGTCACACCGTGTTTTAGCGGATGGAAAACCGGTTAATTTAACGCCAAAAGAATATGACTTATTATTGTATTTGATCCAATCGCCAAATCAAATTTTCGGTAGAGAACAACTCTTACGCGAAGTATGGAAATATGAATTTTTTGGAGATCTGAGAACAGTAGATACCCATATTAAACGATTACGGGAAAAATTGACCAAGCAATCTGAGGCGGCTGCAAAAATGATTGTGACTGTTTGGGGATTAGGGTACAAATTTAATTCCTATCCTGAAGAAAAGAAGTAG
- a CDS encoding sensor histidine kinase: MIKLNNITFRVWAVTMLIVGFCFITTNQIYGSIYQKNVENNYLSDYRASIKTTETYLEEDPQFLIDHLDKLKAHDTHVFMSIYLDGQPVSTSYNVSEQLTPSSKEILLADEKVKKAMKAGKDTEIISEHENKKNAESVFIFRMKTFEFNGQKGTLYSFGDLSFLNATQQKMNIWSLINFALYGLLAIGLFYYLQNRLGKPLNELRDIAFEYAKNDFSQQAPIHYKDEISQLALAMNKMRKSLETTGTATRQEKELLENIVTSISTGILYYNQDKTLLMSNPIGEEFLHNWYKLEGIEETAVPEVIADQIDEVIEKSEKVYYDATFNDIYFEITLVPLFDEGLENVRGVLVSLQDLTKERRLDKMRVDFINNVSHELRTPLVMIQGYSEAILDDIAETEAEKHEMASIIGEESKRMNRMVNEMLDLSRMEAGHIDLIREDVILEPFFRKLMARFNRIAGSSHVRLTLKIDPGVQTYEMDEDKMNQVFVNLINNAIRHTAMAERENREVKLWVHLDKVFDEVVMEVIDNGIGIMEEDIPYIFDRFYKADKSRTVYKTNQTGTGIGLSIVKNIIEEHGGTIEVKSVPNEETVFAMRFPYIDPNETNV; this comes from the coding sequence ATGATTAAATTAAACAACATCACCTTTCGTGTATGGGCAGTCACTATGCTTATCGTAGGGTTTTGCTTTATTACGACCAATCAGATATACGGCAGCATCTATCAAAAAAATGTTGAAAACAATTATCTATCCGATTATAGAGCCTCAATAAAAACGACAGAAACATATTTAGAAGAAGATCCTCAGTTTTTAATCGATCACTTGGATAAGTTGAAAGCGCACGATACCCATGTGTTTATGTCGATTTATTTAGATGGTCAACCTGTCAGTACCTCTTACAATGTGTCTGAACAATTGACGCCTTCTTCTAAAGAGATTTTACTCGCTGATGAAAAAGTAAAAAAAGCGATGAAAGCTGGAAAAGATACTGAGATCATAAGCGAACATGAAAATAAAAAAAACGCAGAGTCTGTATTTATTTTCCGCATGAAAACTTTCGAGTTCAATGGACAAAAGGGAACATTGTATTCGTTTGGAGATTTGTCTTTTTTAAACGCAACACAACAAAAAATGAATATCTGGTCTCTGATTAATTTTGCTCTTTATGGATTGTTAGCAATTGGTCTTTTTTATTATTTGCAAAATCGTTTAGGGAAGCCTTTGAACGAATTAAGAGACATTGCTTTTGAATATGCAAAAAATGATTTTTCACAACAAGCTCCAATACATTATAAAGATGAAATCTCACAACTTGCTTTAGCCATGAATAAAATGCGGAAATCATTGGAAACCACTGGAACGGCAACTCGACAAGAAAAAGAATTGTTAGAAAACATTGTTACTTCGATCTCAACCGGTATTTTATACTACAATCAAGATAAAACTTTGCTGATGTCTAATCCGATTGGCGAAGAGTTTTTGCATAATTGGTATAAGTTGGAAGGGATAGAAGAAACGGCTGTGCCGGAAGTGATAGCAGATCAAATAGATGAAGTGATTGAAAAATCTGAAAAAGTTTATTACGATGCTACCTTTAATGACATTTATTTCGAAATCACATTAGTTCCTTTATTTGATGAAGGGTTAGAAAACGTCCGGGGAGTTCTAGTATCGTTGCAAGATTTAACAAAAGAACGGCGTTTGGATAAAATGCGCGTCGATTTTATCAATAACGTTTCTCATGAATTACGAACACCTTTAGTAATGATACAAGGTTACAGTGAGGCCATTTTAGACGATATAGCTGAAACAGAAGCAGAAAAACATGAGATGGCGAGTATCATCGGCGAAGAATCGAAACGGATGAATCGAATGGTCAACGAAATGCTGGATTTATCTAGAATGGAAGCAGGTCATATTGATTTGATTCGTGAAGATGTCATTTTAGAACCGTTTTTCAGAAAGTTGATGGCGCGTTTTAATCGTATAGCTGGAAGCAGTCATGTAAGGTTAACCCTTAAAATCGATCCAGGAGTGCAAACATACGAGATGGATGAAGACAAGATGAACCAAGTATTTGTCAATTTGATCAACAATGCTATACGGCATACTGCTATGGCGGAACGAGAAAATAGAGAAGTCAAATTATGGGTTCATTTAGATAAAGTTTTTGATGAAGTTGTTATGGAAGTGATAGACAACGGCATTGGCATAATGGAAGAAGATATTCCCTATATTTTTGATCGCTTTTATAAGGCGGATAAATCTAGAACGGTTTATAAAACCAATCAGACGGGTACTGGGATTGGATTATCAATCGTAAAAAATATTATTGAAGAACATGGCGGCACTATTGAGGTTAAAAGTGTTCCAAATGAAGAGACAGTTTTCGCCATGCGTTTTCCTTATATTGATCCTAACGAAACAAACGTATAA
- a CDS encoding ECF transporter S component: MQNSNTKRLVGVSMLAAVAFVLMFFAFPIIPGVSFLKIDFSDIPVLLGMFLYGPVGGIMVAVIRTVLHYIQTGGDAGYPIGDAASLIASLAYCLPIYYIMRNKVENTQTIVFANVIGTLSLTTILSFLNAYVLIPLYFAVLNFSVGPIQQYVFYGVVPFNLAKGIIVSSVFVILFAKMKPWIVRNKLSNFSYGK, translated from the coding sequence ATGCAAAATAGTAACACAAAAAGACTAGTAGGAGTTTCGATGCTTGCAGCGGTCGCCTTCGTCCTAATGTTTTTCGCTTTTCCCATTATCCCTGGAGTTTCTTTTTTGAAAATAGATTTCAGTGATATTCCTGTATTGTTAGGTATGTTTTTATATGGTCCTGTAGGGGGAATAATGGTAGCTGTGATCCGGACGGTTCTTCATTATATTCAAACTGGCGGAGATGCAGGGTATCCTATTGGTGATGCGGCTAGCTTGATTGCCTCGTTAGCTTATTGTTTGCCGATTTATTATATTATGCGCAATAAAGTAGAAAACACGCAAACCATCGTTTTTGCTAATGTGATTGGAACCCTCTCTTTAACGACGATCCTATCGTTCTTGAATGCTTATGTGCTGATCCCGCTTTATTTTGCCGTTTTAAACTTCAGCGTTGGTCCGATACAACAATACGTTTTTTACGGTGTAGTACCCTTCAACCTGGCGAAAGGAATAATCGTCAGCAGTGTTTTCGTTATTCTTTTCGCTAAAATGAAACCCTGGATCGTTCGCAATAAGCTCTCTAATTTCAGTTATGGAAAATAG
- a CDS encoding YpbB family protein: protein MKLTYFENFCLSLFSNDVSKKSSTIYHILTGKRTASILYNAQQYRLTAYFSLFPKIKRQQFERLINKMERLELITADSEGEGYQLTEIGAKGYQQYFMKHTYPVHLNQLKNGAVNAYFWRKCLFVTQVLSEVRHGNKRYLPLEKEWKNQIWLKNWLNQHHQDKQTLAQQFGKEWLFLLNELTETNAEIIVAYLTGHGKIGKTRRQLAEHYGIEPLEAEIILTDCLAELIEWIERQPQMVPLFFSIYSETARDYSGITQSAAITQKYLLNGHSIEEIADLRRLKFSTISEHVIEISIVDPSFDLSLILPIEIREELNQMLSEKPNLTYQELTEKRPDILFLWYRLAQIERRHRID, encoded by the coding sequence GTGAAATTGACTTATTTTGAAAACTTTTGTTTGTCGTTGTTTTCAAATGATGTTTCGAAAAAATCCTCTACCATTTACCATATACTTACAGGAAAAAGAACAGCTTCGATATTGTATAATGCTCAACAATACCGTTTAACAGCTTATTTTTCTTTGTTTCCAAAAATAAAACGACAACAATTTGAACGCCTAATAAACAAAATGGAACGTTTAGAATTGATTACAGCAGATTCCGAAGGAGAAGGGTATCAATTAACAGAAATTGGAGCTAAAGGCTATCAACAGTACTTTATGAAGCATACTTATCCAGTTCATTTAAATCAATTGAAAAATGGAGCTGTTAACGCCTATTTTTGGCGTAAATGTTTATTTGTTACCCAAGTTTTATCAGAGGTTCGCCATGGCAATAAACGCTATTTGCCATTGGAAAAAGAATGGAAAAATCAAATCTGGTTAAAAAATTGGTTAAATCAACATCATCAAGATAAGCAAACTTTAGCCCAGCAATTTGGCAAAGAATGGTTATTTTTATTAAATGAGCTGACAGAAACTAATGCTGAGATCATCGTTGCTTATCTAACCGGCCATGGAAAGATTGGAAAAACACGAAGACAATTAGCTGAACATTATGGTATCGAACCTCTTGAAGCTGAAATAATATTGACAGATTGTTTAGCTGAATTGATCGAATGGATTGAACGACAGCCACAAATGGTTCCTTTATTTTTTTCAATTTATTCTGAAACGGCAAGAGACTATAGCGGCATTACCCAAAGTGCAGCTATAACGCAAAAGTATTTATTGAACGGCCATTCTATTGAGGAAATTGCTGATTTGCGCCGGTTGAAATTCAGTACGATTTCAGAACATGTAATCGAAATAAGCATTGTTGATCCATCGTTTGATTTGTCGCTTATTTTGCCGATAGAAATAAGAGAAGAACTTAATCAGATGTTAAGCGAAAAACCGAATCTCACCTATCAAGAACTGACGGAAAAAAGACCAGATATTCTCTTTCTTTGGTATCGTTTAGCACAGATTGAAAGGAGGCATCGTATTGACTAA
- a CDS encoding RecQ family ATP-dependent DNA helicase, with protein sequence MTNQEKIKELLGSHFGYTSFREGQEEAILAALSGEDTLVMLPTGTGKSICYQLTGYCLKGIVLIVSPLLSLMQDQVEQLKMFGEKRVAAINSLMDIKEKEWVLNHLNQYKFIFLSPEMLQQPLLLERFKQLEIGLMAIDEAHCISQWGMDFRLDYLELGTIRKTLNYPLTMALTATATETVRQEILDSLLLDKDKTKQIVYSVDRPNIAFSVVACRRNKEKKLLEKIEQLKKPGIIYFSSKKKADEVTAWLKVETPFAVESYHSDIEGDDKIKIQQQFIQNDIDIICATSAFGMGINKENIRFVIHYHLPASMEAYLQEVGRCGRDGRPSIAILLYEPGDQFLQMRLHEDGLPTPAMLNYAYRNGTVFDGSCSTIQQEIIENYLSSKTPLEEAKAQIMSRELQKKRQLDYMVQYAETTSCKRTHILYYFDETRIEKPLNCCSNCGLDESVYSADQDEFLRNKATTFLNWKKTLNELFLLEN encoded by the coding sequence TTGACTAATCAAGAAAAAATCAAAGAATTGCTTGGGAGTCATTTTGGATATACTTCCTTTCGTGAAGGCCAAGAAGAAGCCATATTAGCCGCTTTATCAGGAGAAGACACACTTGTGATGCTGCCGACAGGAACAGGCAAATCCATTTGTTACCAACTAACCGGTTATTGCTTAAAAGGAATCGTGCTGATTGTTTCTCCGCTCTTATCTTTAATGCAAGACCAAGTAGAACAATTAAAAATGTTTGGTGAAAAAAGAGTTGCGGCTATCAATAGTTTAATGGATATAAAAGAGAAAGAGTGGGTTTTAAATCATTTAAATCAGTATAAATTCATTTTTCTTTCGCCGGAAATGCTGCAGCAGCCTTTGTTATTGGAGCGGTTTAAACAGTTGGAAATTGGGTTGATGGCGATCGATGAAGCCCATTGTATTTCACAGTGGGGGATGGATTTCCGTTTAGATTATTTAGAACTGGGAACGATTCGAAAAACATTGAACTATCCGCTGACAATGGCGTTAACAGCAACAGCAACAGAAACCGTCCGGCAAGAAATACTCGATTCGCTGTTGCTGGATAAAGATAAAACCAAACAAATAGTGTACTCTGTTGATCGTCCTAATATTGCTTTTTCTGTTGTTGCGTGTCGTCGCAATAAAGAAAAGAAACTGCTGGAAAAAATTGAACAGCTAAAAAAACCAGGAATCATTTATTTTTCAAGCAAAAAAAAAGCCGATGAAGTTACGGCTTGGCTTAAAGTGGAAACGCCGTTTGCAGTAGAAAGTTATCATTCTGATATCGAAGGGGATGATAAAATTAAAATTCAGCAACAGTTTATTCAAAATGATATTGACATTATTTGTGCGACGAGTGCTTTTGGTATGGGAATCAATAAAGAAAATATTCGTTTTGTTATCCACTATCATTTGCCGGCTAGCATGGAAGCTTATCTTCAAGAGGTAGGCAGGTGTGGACGTGACGGGAGGCCAAGTATCGCCATCCTACTTTATGAACCAGGCGATCAATTTTTACAAATGCGCTTACATGAAGATGGTTTACCAACGCCAGCTATGTTAAACTATGCTTATCGCAATGGAACTGTTTTTGATGGCAGTTGCAGTACGATTCAACAAGAAATTATTGAAAACTATCTTTCTTCTAAGACTCCTCTTGAAGAAGCTAAGGCCCAAATAATGAGCCGCGAGCTGCAAAAGAAAAGGCAACTTGACTATATGGTTCAATATGCTGAAACAACTTCATGCAAAAGAACTCATATACTCTATTATTTCGATGAGACCAGGATAGAAAAGCCTTTAAACTGCTGTTCTAATTGTGGTTTAGATGAAAGTGTCTATTCGGCTGATCAAGATGAGTTCCTTAGAAATAAGGCAACCACATTTTTAAATTGGAAAAAGACCTTGAATGAACTGTTTTTATTAGAGAATTAA
- a CDS encoding LysM peptidoglycan-binding domain-containing protein, whose protein sequence is MAGKKSKNNQKDEIWSRKFDDEDGLANDEQSRIARKKAKGGISPILTSLFIFLALLIILPVATYLWYTNSGRADELKPAEDKITITQNSSTESSSEAKKSSSSSSEESSESVSSEESSIAETPVESEAVIEQEEPEQSTPEIIEEAPIEETPEVETPEVETPAETGNTYTVKAGDNLYRIALNHGMTTEELKALNGISGDEVSVGTVLKVN, encoded by the coding sequence ATGGCGGGGAAAAAATCTAAAAACAATCAAAAAGACGAAATATGGTCTCGTAAATTTGACGATGAAGATGGCTTAGCGAATGATGAACAGTCAAGGATAGCTCGCAAAAAAGCCAAAGGGGGTATTTCTCCAATATTGACTTCGCTTTTTATTTTTTTAGCGCTTCTGATAATTCTGCCAGTAGCGACTTATTTATGGTACACCAACAGCGGTCGTGCTGATGAACTAAAACCTGCTGAAGATAAAATAACGATTACGCAAAACAGCAGTACGGAATCAAGTTCTGAAGCGAAAAAATCATCTAGTTCATCAAGCGAAGAAAGTTCAGAATCTGTTTCGTCAGAAGAAAGCAGTATAGCGGAAACGCCGGTTGAATCTGAAGCTGTCATTGAGCAAGAAGAACCAGAACAATCTACTCCAGAAATTATTGAAGAAGCGCCGATCGAAGAGACGCCTGAAGTGGAAACACCTGAAGTAGAGACACCAGCAGAAACTGGAAATACATATACTGTTAAAGCTGGCGATAACCTTTACCGGATTGCGTTAAATCATGGGATGACAACTGAAGAACTAAAAGCACTGAACGGCATTTCGGGAGATGAAGTCTCTGTGGGTACTGTGTTAAAAGTTAATTAA
- the cmk gene encoding (d)CMP kinase — protein MEKKMMIAIDGPASAGKSTVAKIVAKDLGYVYCDTGAMYRALTYQALQQKVDPTDEPSLVKLLKEIDISFEPSDDTQKVFVNQKEVTEAIRQPDVTNLVSAVAAHSEVRKELVKRQKEIAGQGGVVMDGRDIGTAVLPNAEVKIFLVASVEERAERRHKENQQKGIETSLETLKKEIADRDYKDSHRSASPLTQAKDAVLVDTTSLDIPQVVQKIKEVIQEKTQ, from the coding sequence ATGGAAAAAAAAATGATGATCGCGATAGACGGTCCAGCTTCAGCTGGAAAAAGCACGGTAGCTAAAATAGTAGCAAAAGATTTAGGCTATGTTTATTGTGACACAGGAGCTATGTACCGTGCATTGACCTACCAAGCGCTTCAACAAAAGGTAGATCCAACTGATGAACCTTCTTTGGTGAAACTATTAAAAGAAATCGACATTTCTTTTGAACCTTCTGATGACACACAAAAGGTATTTGTAAACCAAAAAGAAGTAACTGAAGCTATTAGACAACCAGATGTAACGAACCTTGTTTCTGCAGTAGCTGCACACAGTGAAGTTAGAAAAGAGTTAGTAAAAAGACAAAAAGAAATCGCTGGACAAGGCGGTGTTGTTATGGATGGCCGTGACATTGGCACAGCTGTTTTACCTAATGCTGAAGTGAAGATATTTTTAGTTGCAAGTGTCGAAGAGCGAGCTGAAAGACGTCATAAAGAAAACCAGCAAAAGGGAATCGAAACATCGTTAGAGACGCTGAAAAAAGAAATTGCTGATCGTGATTACAAAGATTCTCATCGTTCTGCTTCACCTTTGACGCAAGCAAAAGACGCTGTTTTAGTTGATACGACCAGTTTGGATATTCCTCAAGTTGTTCAAAAAATCAAAGAAGTTATTCAAGAAAAAACGCAGTAA
- the rpsA gene encoding 30S ribosomal protein S1, which produces MTDHTDNHEVSEQESMMDALNSVQEIHIGDTVQGEILKIQDNKQAIVGIIGGGVEGVIPNNELSAAPFEDVTEIVNVGDVVDLVVIKEIKDKENGSYLLSKRRIDAKKVWEKIQTDYENGTIIEAPVKEVVKGGLVVDAGVRGFVPASMVDVHFVDDFSSYKGQTLAFKIMEIEPSENRLILSHKAVLQAENEIKKKEVMKNLTEGETVKGKVARLTNFGAFIDLGGVDGLVHISQLSYEHVKNPADVLSVGEEVDVKILSVNEEEGRISLSIKDTLPGPWDNIEERAAVGSVLDGTVKRLTSFGAFVEVFPGVEGLVHISQISHNHIATPHEVLSEGQEIKVKVLDVNPTDQRLSLSIKALEEKPFQEAKEETTDYQMPESDTGFTLGDILGDQLSDITSDVEDTKEEK; this is translated from the coding sequence ATGACAGATCATACAGACAATCACGAAGTATCAGAACAAGAGTCAATGATGGACGCGTTAAACAGCGTACAAGAAATCCACATTGGGGATACTGTTCAAGGCGAAATATTAAAAATTCAAGATAATAAACAAGCTATCGTTGGAATCATCGGAGGCGGCGTTGAAGGGGTTATCCCAAACAATGAGTTATCAGCAGCTCCTTTTGAAGATGTTACCGAAATCGTCAACGTCGGAGATGTCGTAGATTTAGTTGTTATCAAAGAAATCAAAGATAAAGAAAATGGCAGCTACCTGCTATCAAAACGCCGTATTGACGCGAAAAAAGTATGGGAAAAAATCCAAACAGATTATGAAAATGGAACAATTATCGAAGCACCGGTTAAAGAAGTTGTTAAAGGCGGCTTAGTCGTAGACGCAGGAGTGCGTGGGTTTGTGCCTGCATCAATGGTAGATGTTCACTTTGTTGATGATTTTTCAAGCTACAAAGGACAAACATTAGCCTTTAAGATCATGGAAATCGAACCAAGTGAAAATCGATTGATACTTTCTCATAAAGCTGTTTTGCAAGCTGAAAATGAAATCAAGAAAAAAGAAGTTATGAAAAACCTGACAGAAGGAGAGACCGTTAAAGGGAAAGTTGCTCGTTTAACTAACTTTGGGGCTTTCATTGATCTTGGTGGTGTGGATGGTTTGGTTCATATTTCTCAACTATCGTACGAACATGTTAAAAATCCTGCTGATGTATTATCTGTGGGAGAAGAAGTCGACGTTAAAATTCTTTCTGTTAACGAAGAAGAAGGACGTATTTCGTTGTCTATCAAAGATACACTACCAGGACCATGGGACAATATTGAAGAACGTGCAGCTGTTGGTTCAGTCTTAGACGGTACAGTCAAACGATTAACGAGCTTTGGTGCATTTGTGGAAGTTTTCCCTGGAGTAGAAGGATTGGTTCATATTTCTCAAATTTCGCATAACCACATTGCAACACCGCATGAGGTCTTGAGCGAAGGGCAAGAAATTAAAGTGAAAGTTCTGGATGTTAATCCTACTGATCAACGCTTATCTTTAAGCATTAAAGCCTTAGAAGAAAAACCATTCCAAGAAGCAAAAGAAGAAACAACCGATTACCAAATGCCGGAATCAGATACTGGATTTACTTTAGGAGATATTCTAGGCGATCAATTGTCAGATATCACTTCTGATGTAGAAGATACTAAAGAAGAAAAATAA